The following are encoded in a window of Arachis duranensis cultivar V14167 unplaced genomic scaffold, aradu.V14167.gnm2.J7QH unplaced_Scaffold_165934, whole genome shotgun sequence genomic DNA:
- the LOC107477542 gene encoding FHA domain-containing protein DDL, producing the protein MGRHSSSTNHHHSPSSRRHRSHRSISPPPQRDTKHRYSEKQARTSSGSPDPPPRSRSRSRSPSPRTKRLKRAQLERESEKSHGESGRGRGSEREVAERKKEKRREADDRGDGDADGRNGRRSRSRHERSPEQERNGRNRHHRSQSPPSQHRRHDSAKPRDEVTNIRGAEQMNDEDDSISKMKAAEEALEEKTKQKPSFELSGKLAAETNRFRGVTLLFNEPPEARKPDIKWRLYVFKNGEVLNEPLYIHRQSCYLFGRERRVADIPTDHPSCSKQHAVIQFRQVEKEQPDGLISKQIRPYVMDLGSTNKTFVNDSPIEPQRYYELREKDTIMFDCFSREYVLLHENSVQ; encoded by the exons ATGGGCCGTCACTCCTCTTCCACAAACCATCACCATTCTCCTTCCTCTCGCCGCCACCGGAGCCACCGAAGCATCTCTCCGCCGCCTCAGCGAGACACCAAGCACCGTTACTCAGAAAAACAGGCTCGGACCAGTTCCGGTTCCCCGGATCCTCCTCCTCGATCCCGGTCTCGCTCTCGTTCTCCATCGCCGAGAACCAAGCGATTGAAGAGAGCTCAATTGGAACGTGAGAGCGAGAAGAGCCATGGCGAAAGCGGAAGAGGTAGGGGTTCCGAGAGGGAGGTGGCGGAgcggaagaaggagaagaggaggGAAGCCGATGACCGCGGCGATGGAGATGCCGACGGAAGGAACGGAAGGAGGTCGAGGTCTAGGCACGAGAGGTCGCCGGAGCAAGAGCGCAATGGTCGGAACAGGCACCACCGGTCGCAGTCTCCGCCTTCCCAACATCGCCGTCACGACTCTGCAAAGCCTCGTGATGAG GTGACTAACATAAGAGGAGCTGAACAGAT GAATGATGAGGATGATTCTATTTCAAAAATGAAGGCTGCTGAGGAGGCGCTGGAAGAAAAAACAAAG CAAAAACCTTCATTTGAACTATCTGGGAAGCTTGCGGCTGAAACGAATCGATTCAGAG GTGTTACTTTGTTGTTCAATGAACCACCAGAGGCTCGAAAACCTGACATTAAATGGAGGCTTTATGTTTTCAAGAATGGTGAAGTCCTCAATG AGCCCCTTTACATTCATCGTCAAAGTTGTTACCTTTttggaagagaaagaagggtTGCTGACATCCCTACAGATCATCCTTCTTGCAGCAAGCAACATGCTGTTATTCAATTCCG GCAAGTTGAAAAGGAGCAACCTGATGGCTTAATATCAAAGCAAATAAG GCCTTATGTAATGGACCTCGGAAGCACAAACAAAACTTTCGTAAAT GATAGTCCCATTGAACCACAACGTTATTATGAACTTAGGGAGAAGGACACCATTA TGTTTGACTGTTTCAGCCGAGAATACGTATTACTACATGAGAACTCAGTTCAGTAA